The Candidatus Omnitrophota bacterium genome window below encodes:
- a CDS encoding Mur ligase family protein — translation MDVRNKKVTIVGFGRSGSAIANLVLQLGGIVRVSDSALKEKVAEAILQANLKHDICFESDQHTKEFIKDSDVVVLSPGVRFDSKAVVWAKEEGIPCFSEIEFAWMFCKNPIIAVTGSNGKTTVSTLISQILEYAGKKTCLCGNIGSPFSQHVLSLSDGQIIVLEVSSFQLESIEKFHAHVAVLLNCTQNHLDRHKDMNDYFQAKSRIFLNQIENDYAIVNFNDLRTKNMISAICSKVIYFNDSIQLGKFPDENQNFLAARCACRVFGVSDEDAGFVLKNFRGVEHRLEWVRSIDDVEFVNDSKATTPEAGRWALERASKPIVMICGGRDKNIDFTVLRDIVKLKVKKMVVIGESKNKIRDAFSDIVDVNLEDSLEGAILKSKELSSQGDCILFSPMCTSFDMFLNFEERGKAYKEIVGNL, via the coding sequence ATGGATGTAAGAAATAAAAAAGTCACTATTGTTGGGTTTGGCCGCAGTGGATCTGCCATTGCCAATTTAGTTCTGCAGTTAGGTGGAATTGTTCGAGTCTCAGATTCAGCACTAAAGGAAAAAGTTGCTGAAGCAATTTTGCAAGCAAACTTAAAGCATGACATCTGCTTTGAATCTGATCAGCATACCAAAGAGTTTATTAAAGATAGTGACGTTGTTGTTTTGAGCCCTGGTGTTCGTTTTGATTCAAAGGCTGTTGTTTGGGCAAAAGAGGAAGGGATTCCTTGTTTTAGTGAGATTGAATTTGCGTGGATGTTTTGCAAGAATCCAATTATTGCCGTTACGGGAAGCAATGGAAAAACAACTGTTTCTACTTTGATTAGCCAGATTCTTGAATATGCCGGTAAAAAAACTTGTTTGTGCGGTAACATTGGCTCGCCTTTCTCACAACATGTTCTTAGTCTTTCTGATGGCCAAATTATTGTTTTGGAAGTAAGCTCTTTTCAGCTTGAGTCGATTGAGAAATTTCATGCCCATGTTGCTGTTTTGCTAAATTGTACACAAAATCATTTGGATCGTCATAAAGACATGAATGATTATTTTCAAGCGAAATCACGAATTTTCTTAAATCAGATTGAAAATGATTATGCTATTGTTAATTTTAATGATCTTCGGACAAAGAATATGATTTCTGCCATTTGCTCAAAAGTTATTTATTTTAATGATTCTATTCAGTTGGGAAAGTTTCCAGATGAAAACCAAAATTTTCTAGCCGCTCGATGTGCTTGCCGCGTTTTCGGTGTTTCTGACGAAGATGCAGGCTTTGTGTTGAAGAATTTTAGAGGTGTGGAACATCGCTTAGAATGGGTTCGCTCGATTGATGATGTAGAGTTTGTTAATGATTCTAAGGCAACAACGCCTGAAGCTGGACGTTGGGCCTTAGAAAGGGCATCAAAGCCGATTGTGATGATTTGTGGTGGCCGAGATAAGAACATTGATTTTACTGTGTTGCGAGATATTGTTAAGCTGAAGGTAAAAAAAATGGTTGTGATTGGTGAATCAAAAAACAAGATCAGGGATGCTTTCTCGGATATTGTGGATGTTAATTTAGAGGATTCTTTAGAGGGCGCCATATTAAAATCAAAGGAGCTTTCTTCTCAAGGTGATTGTATTTTGTTTTCACCGATGTGCACAAGTTTTGATATGTTTTTAAATTTTGAAGAACGCGGCAAGGCGTACAAAGAGATTGTTGGGAATTTGTAG